A stretch of Gemmatimonadota bacterium DNA encodes these proteins:
- a CDS encoding polysaccharide deacetylase family protein, producing MSLSICPWKYGKRWVYSITYDEALADLHRFAIPMHEEYGIPGHVEVVVGQMGEIRNIGNSSFNGYRHMNADELRDLLARGWGVGNHSWSHEVITPEMVDQEIGQARQVLEEALGEPIILYCSPGDNTNMADHVLDACHRYGYLGAMSLTDALNLPEDELFWINRTPLHDHYYPPFYSAYDPFRNIRQAQAVQGWLIDYCHCPLETPVHPNKDCSEAQLRQRLETVLSEGGDSVWCAVPEEALSYHLMRKHARIEKAGGEGDSKRYRIGLPDLPDQVPYRSLTMEAGVPPAWCRDPRVVVYGVELAAEVVRPGVLRFTAQVRDGTVVEMGDRPIS from the coding sequence ATGAGCCTGAGCATCTGTCCCTGGAAATACGGCAAACGCTGGGTTTACTCGATCACCTATGACGAGGCCCTGGCCGACCTGCATCGCTTCGCAATTCCCATGCACGAGGAGTACGGCATCCCGGGCCACGTCGAGGTCGTCGTCGGCCAGATGGGCGAGATCCGGAACATCGGCAACTCCAGTTTCAACGGATATCGCCATATGAACGCGGATGAGCTGCGCGACCTGCTTGCCCGCGGGTGGGGCGTAGGCAACCACTCTTGGAGCCACGAGGTTATTACGCCCGAGATGGTGGACCAGGAGATCGGCCAAGCCAGGCAGGTTCTGGAGGAAGCCCTCGGTGAGCCGATCATCCTGTACTGCTCACCCGGGGACAACACCAACATGGCTGACCACGTCCTCGATGCCTGCCACCGCTACGGCTACCTGGGCGCCATGAGCCTGACGGATGCGCTGAACCTACCAGAAGACGAACTGTTCTGGATTAATCGAACTCCGCTACACGACCACTACTACCCGCCCTTCTACAGTGCCTACGATCCTTTCCGGAATATCCGCCAGGCCCAGGCCGTGCAGGGCTGGCTCATCGATTACTGCCACTGCCCGCTGGAGACGCCCGTCCATCCCAACAAGGACTGCTCCGAAGCCCAGCTCAGGCAACGCCTTGAAACGGTCCTGTCCGAGGGAGGCGATTCGGTCTGGTGCGCGGTGCCCGAGGAAGCGCTCAGCTATCATCTGATGCGAAAGCACGCTCGGATTGAGAAGGCGGGGGGTGAGGGCGACTCGAAACGCTACCGAATTGGGCTGCCGGATTTGCCCGACCAGGTCCCGTACCGCAGTCTGACCATGGAAGCCGGTGTCCCGCCGGCCTGGTGCCGCGATCCCCGCGTCGTGGTGTACGGTGTGGAACTGGCCGCAGAAGTCGTACGGCCCGGTGTGCTGCGATTCACGGCGCAAGTGCGAGACGGGACAGTGGTCGAGATGGGTGACCGACCGATATCCTGA